One genomic segment of Kiritimatiella glycovorans includes these proteins:
- a CDS encoding IS256 family transposase → MSDNSVLEALGQVEPSAAGDVFRDWLRGEMRTLIADILAEEVTELCGPAYKPAGDRGCRRAGGTRVGLRIDGIDEEIRKPRVRRHEADTSKEVRLKSYDAVNRADDLRDRILRATAAGVSSRDQKTLYPDSAPGRSRVSRAWIVEGRQRIQKLRDRDLKSERFFCMLLDGIVLSEDLSAIVGLGITLDGRKVMLDFEIGAQESTEVCDALLDRLVHRGLEFEGDPLAVLDGSRALHNSVLKHFPRARIQRCLVHKERNIKRCLSRRHHGSVSDLFKRLRSVEGEEAGREALADLERFLSRHSHKALESLHEAGEELITVHKLNAPSTLHTTLTNTNCIENPFRNTRAKIGRVKRWRAETDQAERWLAYSLLRAEKGFRRIKGYRQIPVLLKSLGWPSEAVEASLRSALGPPGHPASGGNGLHSTTPHPQAESEANCRTGTGQVNDKELHRNEDRDRQRVSTGFGTSPQAGPPHGSQQQEAQLWYRAMGIRT, encoded by the coding sequence ATGAGTGACAATAGCGTCCTTGAAGCCCTTGGACAAGTTGAACCGTCTGCAGCAGGAGATGTTTTCCGTGACTGGCTGCGTGGTGAAATGCGAACCCTGATCGCCGATATTCTGGCTGAAGAGGTCACAGAACTGTGTGGTCCGGCCTACAAGCCGGCAGGGGACAGAGGCTGCCGACGTGCCGGCGGAACCCGCGTAGGACTTCGAATTGACGGTATTGATGAGGAGATCCGCAAGCCGCGTGTACGTCGCCATGAGGCAGACACATCGAAGGAGGTCAGGCTTAAAAGTTACGACGCGGTCAACAGGGCCGACGACCTTCGTGACCGTATCTTGCGTGCCACAGCTGCCGGAGTCAGTTCACGTGATCAGAAAACCTTGTATCCCGATTCAGCGCCCGGACGCAGCAGGGTTTCCCGCGCCTGGATTGTCGAGGGCCGACAGCGCATACAGAAGCTCCGTGACCGCGACCTGAAGTCCGAGAGGTTCTTCTGCATGCTGCTGGACGGCATTGTACTGTCCGAGGATCTCAGCGCCATTGTGGGGCTGGGCATTACGCTGGACGGCCGCAAAGTTATGCTGGATTTTGAAATAGGCGCACAGGAATCGACAGAAGTGTGTGACGCATTGCTCGACCGGCTTGTCCACCGCGGTCTTGAGTTCGAGGGCGATCCGTTGGCGGTTCTCGACGGTTCTCGGGCACTTCATAACAGCGTCTTGAAGCATTTTCCGCGAGCGCGCATTCAACGATGCCTGGTGCATAAGGAACGAAATATTAAGCGTTGTCTCTCCAGGCGTCATCACGGCAGCGTGAGCGACCTTTTCAAGCGTCTCCGCTCCGTGGAAGGCGAAGAAGCCGGACGTGAAGCACTCGCCGATCTGGAACGCTTTCTGAGCCGGCACAGCCACAAGGCCCTGGAATCCCTGCACGAGGCCGGTGAGGAGCTCATTACGGTTCACAAGCTGAATGCGCCGTCCACTCTACACACCACGTTGACGAACACAAACTGCATCGAGAACCCGTTCCGAAACACACGCGCAAAAATCGGGCGGGTGAAGCGTTGGCGCGCAGAGACGGATCAGGCGGAACGCTGGCTGGCCTATTCGCTTCTGAGGGCCGAGAAAGGGTTCCGTCGAATCAAAGGCTATCGTCAGATCCCGGTGCTTTTGAAATCCCTGGGCTGGCCATCGGAAGCTGTTGAGGCGTCGCTCCGCTCCGCCCTTGGCCCTCCGGGCCATCCCGCCTCCGGCGGGAACGGGCTCCACTCCACGACGCCTCACCCCCAGGCAGAGAGCGAAGCGAACTGCCGAACAGGGACTGGACAAGTGAATGACAAGGAACTACATCGAAATGAAGACCGAGACCGCCAACGAGTTTCAACAGGATTCGGGACATCCCCGCAAGCCGGACCCCCTCACGGGTCTCAGCAACAGGAGGCGCAGCTGTGGTACCGGGCCATGGGAATCCGGACCTGA
- a CDS encoding LacI family DNA-binding transcriptional regulator, producing the protein MAKITLYDVALECDVNASTVSRALRNDPRLRPDTCRRIQEVAARMQYQPNLAARFLVQGRAEILWFIVPSLGVMVDWKAAEFASRRAAMHGYDLSIAVHHKDQETFDRTAARMSQGLSAGAIVNPRHIHDLSALAPLKKREFPLIFLDVPPEDVQGVTVTSANEEAARELVRHCVEAGASRFVLLFRTEDNPVEKMRLKGASEELSARGLGWIGGSGGEENVDLRGEPLAILGSSQYDVREYTRPRAPVLRESETLVGCFDEWQGEPYPARRVIVAEQDYRTIADTAVDELFNMIGGQKNGGSHQVRIPMARYHSCASCC; encoded by the coding sequence ATGGCAAAGATCACGCTCTACGACGTGGCGCTGGAGTGCGACGTAAACGCTTCGACGGTCTCCCGGGCCCTGCGCAACGATCCGCGACTGAGGCCCGATACCTGCCGCCGCATCCAGGAGGTCGCCGCACGCATGCAGTATCAGCCGAACCTGGCCGCGCGATTTCTCGTGCAGGGCCGGGCCGAAATTCTCTGGTTCATTGTCCCTTCGCTCGGGGTGATGGTGGACTGGAAGGCCGCCGAGTTCGCCTCCCGCCGGGCGGCGATGCACGGGTACGATCTGTCGATCGCCGTTCATCACAAGGATCAGGAGACGTTCGACCGCACGGCGGCGCGTATGAGTCAGGGTCTCTCGGCCGGCGCCATCGTGAATCCGCGCCATATCCATGACCTCTCTGCGCTCGCGCCGCTGAAAAAGCGCGAATTTCCTCTGATCTTTCTCGATGTGCCGCCGGAGGACGTTCAGGGCGTGACCGTGACGAGCGCGAACGAGGAGGCCGCCCGTGAGCTGGTCCGCCATTGCGTGGAGGCGGGCGCGTCGCGGTTCGTGCTGCTCTTCCGTACCGAAGACAACCCGGTGGAGAAGATGCGACTGAAAGGCGCGTCAGAGGAACTCTCCGCGCGCGGGCTGGGATGGATCGGCGGGAGCGGCGGGGAGGAGAACGTCGATCTCAGGGGGGAACCCCTGGCGATACTGGGCTCCTCCCAGTACGACGTCCGCGAGTACACCCGTCCGCGCGCCCCGGTGCTCCGCGAAAGCGAGACCCTGGTCGGCTGCTTCGACGAGTGGCAGGGGGAGCCTTATCCGGCGCGCCGGGTTATTGTGGCGGAACAGGACTACCGGACCATCGCCGATACGGCGGTGGATGAACTCTTCAATATGATCGGCGGGCAGAAAAACGGCGGTTCCCATCAGGTCCGGATTCCCATGGCCCGGTACCACAGCTGCGCCTCCTGTTGCTGA
- a CDS encoding HAD family hydrolase has translation MSEAFPGLGESAAALGLTALEVTSDGRFAAGRDGVCAVARTGDGKVEFIGFDSHTLATVNSAMGYPACYPVHPVRLDKPVEAVLMDLDGTTVHSETFWIWIIQLSTASLLGDDSFELEDEDIPYVSGHSVSEHLQYCVTKYCPDRSVEEARDYYFEHTRREMQAVLDGTGRTEAFVPSPGIREFLLELKSRGVALGLVTSGLYEKAWPEIVSAFRKLELGDPLEFYDAIITAGFPMQQGRSTGTLGELSPKPHPWLYAEVARVGLGIPFDRRAHVIGIEDSGAGVCSIRLAGFEPFGIAGGNIEGSGTRGLCREFCADFEGILAAIDS, from the coding sequence ATGAGTGAAGCATTTCCGGGACTGGGAGAGAGCGCCGCGGCCCTGGGGCTGACGGCGCTGGAGGTCACGTCCGACGGCCGGTTCGCGGCGGGACGCGACGGGGTGTGCGCGGTGGCGCGGACCGGCGACGGGAAGGTCGAGTTTATCGGCTTCGACTCCCATACGCTGGCCACGGTCAATTCGGCCATGGGATACCCCGCCTGCTATCCCGTGCACCCGGTCCGGCTCGATAAGCCGGTCGAGGCCGTGCTGATGGACCTCGACGGGACCACGGTGCACAGCGAGACGTTCTGGATATGGATCATTCAGCTGTCGACGGCCAGTCTGCTCGGCGACGACTCCTTCGAGCTCGAGGACGAGGATATTCCGTATGTCTCGGGGCACAGCGTGTCGGAACACCTGCAGTATTGCGTAACCAAGTACTGCCCGGACCGCAGCGTCGAAGAGGCGCGCGACTATTACTTCGAGCATACCCGCCGCGAGATGCAGGCCGTGCTCGACGGGACGGGGCGGACGGAGGCCTTCGTCCCGAGCCCCGGGATCAGGGAGTTTCTTCTCGAATTGAAATCGCGCGGCGTCGCCCTGGGGCTCGTGACGTCGGGGCTCTACGAAAAGGCCTGGCCCGAAATCGTGTCCGCCTTCCGCAAACTGGAACTGGGCGACCCGCTCGAATTCTACGATGCGATCATCACCGCCGGATTTCCGATGCAGCAGGGACGTTCGACGGGAACCCTGGGCGAACTCTCTCCCAAGCCGCACCCGTGGCTGTACGCCGAGGTCGCGCGCGTGGGGCTCGGGATTCCCTTCGACCGGCGCGCGCATGTGATCGGGATCGAAGACAGCGGGGCCGGGGTATGCTCGATCCGCCTCGCCGGCTTCGAGCCGTTCGGCATCGCGGGCGGAAACATCGAGGGAAGCGGCACCCGGGGGCTGTGCAGAGAATTCTGTGCGGACTTTGAAGGTATTCTGGCCGCGATCGATTCGTGA
- a CDS encoding replication-associated recombination protein A: MDLFTSDNRDRDESGGGRTRPLADRVRPDTLDEIFGQDHLLASDKLLRRAIEADRLSSIILYGPPGTGKTTLAEAIARTTQRRFEQVSGVMANVATLRKILEGARELRRMRGRETILFIDEIHRFNKAQQDVLLPYVEKGDVTLIGATTHNPFFFINSPLTSRSQIFQLRPLDTGTMGQVLERAIHHPEGLGPLRIELQDDAREHLCSICEGDARRALNALEIAALTTPAGEDGVRRLDRGVIEDSVQKKAVVYDHDEDEHYDTISAFIKSVRGSDPHAAVYWLAKMLYAGEDPRFIARRLIILASEDIGNADPHGLPLAVASLNAVDFVGMPEARIILSQATTYLATAPKSNAAYRAIEEAGRDVEQGNTLPVPDHLRDTHYRGARELGHEGYKYAHDYEGHFVDQEYVPTSKIYYRPSREGREAEIRARMLEWHRARKKTPRKDEPSR, translated from the coding sequence ATGGATCTGTTCACCTCCGACAACCGGGATCGGGACGAAAGCGGCGGCGGGCGTACACGGCCGCTGGCTGACCGCGTCCGTCCGGATACCCTCGATGAAATCTTCGGCCAGGACCACCTGCTGGCTTCGGATAAGCTGCTGCGCCGCGCCATCGAAGCCGACCGCCTGAGCAGCATCATCCTCTACGGACCGCCGGGCACGGGCAAAACCACGCTGGCCGAGGCGATCGCGCGCACCACGCAGCGGCGCTTCGAACAGGTCAGCGGCGTAATGGCCAACGTGGCGACGCTGCGCAAAATCCTGGAGGGCGCCCGCGAGCTGCGGCGGATGCGCGGGCGTGAAACCATCCTGTTCATCGACGAAATTCACCGTTTTAACAAGGCGCAGCAGGACGTGCTGCTCCCCTACGTCGAAAAGGGCGATGTCACGCTGATCGGGGCGACCACCCACAATCCGTTTTTCTTCATCAACAGCCCGCTGACCTCCCGCTCCCAGATCTTTCAGCTCAGACCGCTCGACACCGGCACTATGGGGCAGGTGCTCGAACGGGCGATCCACCATCCCGAGGGACTCGGACCTCTGCGGATCGAGCTGCAGGACGACGCCCGCGAACACCTCTGCTCGATCTGTGAAGGCGATGCCCGCCGCGCGCTGAATGCGCTGGAAATCGCGGCCCTCACCACGCCCGCGGGCGAGGACGGTGTCCGGCGGCTGGACCGCGGGGTCATCGAGGATTCCGTCCAGAAGAAGGCGGTGGTTTACGACCACGACGAGGACGAGCACTACGACACCATTTCCGCGTTTATCAAGAGCGTGCGCGGCTCCGACCCGCACGCCGCGGTCTACTGGCTGGCCAAAATGCTCTATGCGGGAGAAGACCCGCGCTTCATCGCACGCCGCCTGATCATCCTGGCCTCGGAGGACATCGGCAACGCCGACCCGCACGGCCTCCCGCTCGCGGTCGCGAGCCTGAACGCCGTCGATTTCGTCGGCATGCCGGAGGCCCGCATCATACTTTCGCAGGCCACGACCTACCTCGCGACGGCCCCGAAAAGCAACGCGGCTTACCGGGCCATCGAAGAGGCCGGACGCGACGTCGAACAGGGAAACACCCTCCCGGTGCCCGACCACCTGCGCGATACGCATTACCGCGGCGCCCGCGAGCTGGGCCACGAGGGCTACAAGTACGCCCACGACTACGAGGGGCACTTCGTCGACCAGGAATACGTCCCCACCTCGAAGATCTATTACCGGCCCTCCCGGGAAGGACGCGAAGCCGAGATCCGCGCGCGCATGCTCGAGTGGCATCGTGCGCGGAAAAAAACGCCGCGAAAAGATGAACCGTCTCGCTAA
- a CDS encoding 5-formyltetrahydrofolate cyclo-ligase, which translates to MNRLAKDKARRWGRAGRASLPPDARARKNRALCRRLTRLKPFITARSVALYRAVGDEVDLSEVEAPLRARGVRIYLPRYNGEQYEMALWQPDTPLERGPLGIPQPPGPAAGEHEIDLVLVPGLAFDVQGNRAGHGGGHYDRMLKNLRAFRTGVAFDAQLVPRIETAPHDVPVRLVLTERRLYGINAERFSILSVERGG; encoded by the coding sequence ATGAACCGTCTCGCTAAAGACAAGGCCCGGAGGTGGGGACGCGCAGGGCGGGCCTCTCTCCCCCCCGATGCACGCGCTCGCAAAAACCGCGCTCTGTGCCGTCGTCTGACCCGGCTGAAGCCTTTTATCACGGCGCGCTCCGTTGCCCTCTACAGGGCCGTCGGCGATGAAGTCGACCTCTCGGAGGTGGAGGCGCCCCTCCGCGCCCGGGGGGTGCGTATCTACCTGCCCCGCTATAACGGCGAACAATACGAAATGGCGCTCTGGCAACCGGACACCCCCCTCGAAAGAGGGCCGCTCGGCATCCCGCAGCCCCCGGGACCGGCCGCAGGCGAACATGAGATCGATCTCGTGCTGGTTCCCGGCCTCGCATTCGACGTGCAAGGGAACCGGGCCGGCCACGGGGGCGGCCATTACGATCGCATGCTGAAAAATCTCCGCGCCTTCCGGACCGGCGTCGCCTTCGACGCCCAGCTCGTGCCGCGAATCGAAACGGCCCCGCACGATGTTCCGGTTCGCCTTGTGCTCACCGAACGCAGGTTGTACGGTATCAATGCCGAACGATTCTCAATTCTGAGTGTCGAACGAGGCGGATAA
- the rny gene encoding ribonuclease Y: protein MGYEYDWWQMWQDIIVPLGFVVLGFFFHAYLTKANAVAASKQAKSILEDAEKQAESIRREAQLNLRDQELKVHEKAHEEQDSARKELVDLENRIMKREKDFDRKLSLLDQKEQQLEQQISEAERKEQAAEARRTELDELIEQENRAVQKAAEMSRDEARETIMKRLQEALSEDSARLIRHAQNEARVLARTEARKIVVSAIERYAGEQANDVTTTTVDLPSDEMKGRIIGREGRNIRAFESTTGINLIIDETPGVVTLSGFDPTRRETARITLERLIEDGRIQPARIEEIFEKTSREVDDTIRKAGEDVLFQLGLQGVAPELVSLVGRLKFRHSYSQNVLQHSLETAFLMGSMAADLGLDPSVAKRVGIFHDIGKAVDHEVEGPHALIGGKLLRRHGESPEVYNAVAAHHHEMDVDSIYATLASSADAISASRPGARSDTTENYLKRLSRLENVAGDFEGVNKAFAIQAGRELRVIVAPSEISDEAATLLARDIAKKIEQEVRYPGQIKVTVIRETRCIEYAQ, encoded by the coding sequence ATGGGGTACGAGTACGATTGGTGGCAGATGTGGCAGGACATTATCGTCCCGCTGGGATTTGTCGTGCTGGGATTCTTTTTCCACGCCTACCTTACAAAGGCCAACGCCGTCGCGGCGTCGAAACAGGCCAAATCGATCCTTGAGGACGCGGAGAAACAGGCCGAAAGCATCCGGCGCGAGGCGCAGCTCAACCTGCGCGATCAGGAACTTAAAGTCCACGAAAAGGCGCATGAGGAACAGGACAGTGCGCGGAAGGAGCTGGTCGATCTCGAAAACCGGATCATGAAGCGGGAGAAGGACTTCGACCGCAAGCTCTCCCTGCTGGACCAGAAAGAGCAGCAGCTCGAACAGCAGATTTCCGAGGCGGAGCGGAAGGAACAGGCGGCCGAGGCCCGCCGCACCGAACTCGACGAGCTGATTGAACAGGAGAACAGGGCGGTCCAGAAAGCCGCGGAAATGTCCCGGGATGAGGCGCGGGAGACGATCATGAAGCGGCTGCAGGAGGCCCTGAGCGAAGACTCGGCGCGTCTCATCCGCCACGCCCAGAACGAGGCCCGGGTGCTGGCCCGGACCGAGGCCCGCAAGATCGTGGTCTCGGCCATCGAACGCTACGCCGGCGAGCAGGCCAACGACGTGACCACCACCACGGTGGATCTGCCGAGCGACGAGATGAAGGGACGGATCATCGGGCGCGAGGGACGCAATATTCGCGCGTTCGAATCGACCACCGGGATCAACCTGATCATCGACGAAACCCCCGGGGTCGTGACCCTGTCAGGCTTCGACCCCACGCGGCGCGAAACGGCGCGGATCACCCTTGAGCGCCTGATCGAGGACGGGCGTATCCAGCCGGCGCGCATCGAGGAGATCTTCGAAAAGACCAGCCGGGAGGTCGACGACACGATCCGCAAGGCGGGCGAGGACGTGCTCTTCCAGCTCGGTCTGCAGGGGGTCGCCCCGGAACTCGTCAGCCTGGTCGGGCGGCTGAAGTTCCGCCACAGCTACTCCCAGAACGTCCTGCAGCACTCGCTGGAGACCGCCTTCCTTATGGGGTCGATGGCCGCCGATCTCGGGCTCGATCCCTCTGTTGCGAAGAGAGTGGGGATCTTCCACGACATCGGCAAGGCCGTGGATCACGAAGTCGAAGGCCCCCACGCGCTGATCGGCGGGAAACTGCTGCGCAGGCACGGGGAAAGCCCCGAAGTCTATAACGCCGTCGCCGCCCACCACCACGAAATGGACGTCGACAGCATCTACGCGACACTGGCGTCGTCGGCCGACGCGATCTCGGCCTCGCGGCCCGGAGCGCGCTCGGACACGACGGAGAATTATCTCAAACGCCTCTCCCGGCTCGAGAACGTCGCCGGCGACTTCGAGGGCGTGAACAAGGCCTTCGCCATCCAGGCCGGACGCGAACTGCGCGTGATCGTGGCCCCGTCGGAGATCAGCGACGAGGCAGCCACCCTGCTCGCACGCGATATCGCCAAGAAGATCGAGCAGGAAGTGCGCTACCCCGGCCAGATCAAGGTGACCGTGATCCGCGAGACCCGCTGCATCGAATACGCTCAGTAG
- a CDS encoding CNNM domain-containing protein: MTAWDAWVKLLSALILSAFYSGSETGGYMVSRIHLRYRARHGVRRARWLEEVLREPQRFVFTVLLCNNVVNYLAAQTVTASFLAHGVGAGGGRVLFGLIPWNAEIAATLVLTPPMFLFAELLPKNLFRTRAEELMTRGAMVLRISLAVCRPLTTPLRLLFRALLRTSPADPHRDLLQLSPQRLRMYFSEGIRHGALTPHQNQMMENVIAMRRIPARRLMTPLDRVPAVSVESAVRDAERLLQKSGRNRCAVFRGRRNNVIGTLHLCDLMDPETGPDDPVRPLVRKAVRIRADATLQQAFSKLRKNRQPVAVLMDERDRAQGQVRIEDLARYIAGAPAAHGRGRE, from the coding sequence ATGACCGCCTGGGACGCATGGGTCAAACTGCTGAGCGCGCTGATCCTCTCCGCCTTTTACTCGGGGAGCGAGACCGGCGGATACATGGTCAGCCGCATCCACCTGCGCTACCGCGCGCGCCACGGCGTGCGGCGCGCGCGCTGGCTGGAGGAGGTGCTGCGCGAACCCCAGCGCTTCGTCTTTACGGTCCTGCTCTGCAACAACGTGGTCAACTACCTCGCGGCTCAGACCGTGACGGCCTCCTTCCTGGCGCACGGCGTCGGCGCCGGAGGGGGGCGGGTTCTGTTCGGCCTGATCCCATGGAACGCCGAGATCGCCGCGACGCTCGTGCTCACGCCGCCCATGTTCCTGTTCGCCGAACTGCTGCCCAAGAACCTGTTCCGGACGCGGGCGGAGGAGCTGATGACGCGCGGCGCGATGGTCCTGCGGATATCCCTGGCCGTATGCCGTCCTCTGACCACTCCGCTGCGCCTGCTCTTCCGCGCGCTGCTGCGCACCTCCCCCGCCGACCCGCACCGCGATCTGCTGCAGCTCTCGCCGCAGCGCCTGCGGATGTACTTTTCCGAGGGCATCCGCCACGGTGCCCTGACGCCCCACCAGAACCAGATGATGGAGAACGTGATCGCGATGCGGCGCATACCCGCGCGGCGGCTGATGACCCCGCTCGACCGGGTGCCGGCGGTGTCGGTCGAGTCCGCGGTGCGCGACGCGGAACGGCTCCTGCAGAAGAGCGGCCGCAACCGCTGCGCGGTATTCCGGGGACGCCGGAATAACGTGATCGGCACGCTGCATCTCTGCGATCTCATGGATCCGGAGACGGGGCCGGACGATCCGGTGCGGCCGCTCGTGCGCAAGGCCGTACGGATCCGGGCCGACGCGACCCTCCAGCAGGCCTTCAGCAAACTGCGGAAAAATCGTCAGCCGGTCGCGGTGCTGATGGACGAACGCGACCGCGCGCAGGGACAGGTCAGGATCGAGGATCTGGCGAGGTACATCGCCGGGGCCCCCGCAGCCCACGGTCGCGGGAGGGAGTAG
- a CDS encoding hemolysin family protein — translation MEQLSEYGTGLAGLVLLLAGSAFFSGAETALFSLKRDQLHQLARSEGRTAAAIVSLSSRPAELLVAVLFGNMLVNLLFFCSGAAMATHLGRAAGGWIEVAAGIVLLVLVILFGEILPKALGVSYPLAFSRAAAIPLRGWFALTSPVRAVYRAVRARRGGHEGGEATRMITGEELRILLDLTRGSDSVPVKEKEIIEDIVHLPGIRISEIMTPRVDVLLLDRRGDPGPVLEAARRRDISTLPVYEDHEDRIIGIVGVRDLYFARRDGRDGVGRVRPVKFVPEMLRADELLRRFVEENLEFVVVVDEYGGLAGVVTIEDLLEEVLGEFDAGQALDVDTLGEARYRLSGRLPVREWRALFRGYVPEAELESLPFDTLAGLIVYLLGRVPREGDTVRLQNLAFTVERMHGRRIETVLLELASPEEELKVPLP, via the coding sequence ATGGAGCAACTGAGCGAATACGGAACGGGACTGGCGGGGCTGGTCCTGCTGCTGGCCGGATCGGCCTTCTTCTCGGGGGCCGAAACGGCGCTGTTCTCTCTGAAGAGGGACCAGCTCCATCAGCTCGCGCGTTCGGAGGGCAGGACGGCGGCGGCCATCGTCTCGCTTTCCTCGCGTCCCGCCGAGCTGCTGGTCGCCGTTCTGTTCGGGAATATGCTCGTTAATCTGCTCTTCTTCTGCTCGGGCGCGGCAATGGCGACGCATCTGGGCCGCGCGGCTGGGGGCTGGATCGAGGTGGCGGCGGGGATCGTCCTCCTGGTGCTGGTGATTCTCTTCGGCGAAATCCTTCCGAAGGCGCTGGGGGTGTCCTATCCGCTCGCCTTCTCCCGGGCGGCCGCGATTCCGCTTCGGGGCTGGTTCGCGCTCACCTCCCCGGTCCGCGCAGTGTATCGCGCCGTCCGCGCGCGCCGGGGCGGACACGAGGGCGGCGAGGCCACGCGGATGATCACGGGCGAGGAGCTGCGGATCCTGCTCGATCTGACGCGCGGCAGCGATTCCGTTCCCGTGAAGGAAAAGGAGATCATCGAAGACATCGTGCATCTGCCGGGCATCCGGATCAGCGAGATCATGACGCCGCGGGTGGATGTGCTCCTGCTCGACCGCCGCGGCGATCCGGGGCCGGTGCTGGAGGCGGCGCGCCGGCGCGATATCAGCACGCTCCCCGTGTACGAGGATCACGAGGATCGCATCATCGGGATCGTCGGCGTCCGCGACCTCTACTTTGCACGGCGGGACGGCCGCGACGGGGTCGGGCGCGTGCGGCCCGTGAAGTTTGTGCCCGAGATGCTGCGCGCGGACGAACTGCTGCGGCGTTTCGTCGAGGAGAACCTCGAGTTCGTGGTCGTGGTCGACGAGTACGGCGGGCTGGCGGGCGTGGTGACGATCGAGGATCTGCTGGAAGAGGTGCTCGGGGAATTCGACGCCGGGCAGGCGCTCGACGTGGATACGCTCGGCGAGGCGCGCTACCGCCTCAGCGGCAGGCTGCCGGTGCGCGAATGGCGCGCGCTCTTCCGAGGCTACGTGCCGGAGGCGGAGCTGGAATCGCTGCCCTTCGACACGCTCGCGGGGCTGATCGTGTACCTGCTCGGGCGGGTGCCCCGGGAGGGCGATACGGTGAGGCTGCAGAATCTTGCGTTCACGGTGGAGCGGATGCACGGCAGGCGGATCGAGACAGTCCTGCTCGAACTCGCTTCGCCCGAGGAGGAACTGAAGGTGCCGCTGCCATGA
- a CDS encoding tetratricopeptide repeat protein, with protein sequence MIDSMLDRKGTYAAPLMAGLLLVGGIFGCGRGPGDAEYEKGMRAIREGRLVRARAHLEKAVRQRAGRGDTGPACNRLGMVLWELGAPGDAIEAFQKSRTRSPDSFDALYNLGYALVSEGRAEHAEEVLTEAALVHPQDAQSLQLLGAAFLEQGKWDRARQAYERALRRRPDDPALLCGLALAEYGAQDPSSALKRLQALTKGHPGYAPGHFNLAAVYRFGFNRSGDADRALNAYLEAAEGPDARERAARLRRGETPPPRRARRTREEDPLGLEPRPERDRAAATEAFGRAFRHYAAGDFDEAAQWYTRAVEHDETYEEAFYNLGLTYHKLDRLDAAAAAYRRALELNPASARARYNLALVHYQRGNLREAQREARAVLAQHPDHRSSEHLIRLIRENGEERDGEEE encoded by the coding sequence ATGATCGATTCCATGCTCGACAGGAAAGGCACGTATGCCGCGCCGCTGATGGCCGGCCTCCTGCTGGTCGGGGGGATCTTCGGCTGCGGACGCGGCCCCGGCGATGCGGAATATGAAAAGGGCATGCGGGCGATCAGGGAAGGGCGGCTCGTCCGCGCCCGCGCCCATCTCGAAAAAGCGGTCCGCCAGCGGGCCGGACGCGGCGACACCGGACCCGCCTGCAATCGCCTCGGTATGGTCCTCTGGGAACTCGGCGCCCCCGGGGACGCAATCGAAGCGTTTCAGAAAAGCCGTACCCGGTCGCCGGATTCCTTCGACGCCCTCTACAATCTCGGATACGCGCTGGTCTCCGAAGGGCGGGCGGAACACGCCGAAGAGGTGCTTACCGAGGCGGCGCTGGTACACCCCCAGGACGCGCAGTCGCTCCAGCTCCTCGGCGCCGCCTTCCTCGAACAGGGCAAGTGGGACCGCGCCCGGCAGGCCTACGAACGGGCCCTGCGCCGCCGCCCGGACGACCCCGCCCTCCTGTGCGGGCTGGCCCTGGCGGAGTACGGCGCACAGGATCCCTCGTCGGCGCTGAAACGCCTTCAGGCGCTGACGAAAGGGCACCCCGGCTACGCCCCGGGTCATTTCAACCTCGCCGCCGTGTACCGCTTCGGCTTCAACCGGTCCGGCGATGCCGACCGCGCGCTGAACGCCTACCTGGAGGCGGCGGAGGGCCCGGACGCACGGGAACGCGCCGCCCGCCTCCGGCGCGGCGAAACCCCGCCCCCCCGCCGCGCCCGGCGCACGCGGGAAGAGGATCCGCTGGGTCTCGAACCCCGGCCGGAACGCGACCGGGCCGCCGCGACCGAGGCCTTCGGCAGGGCGTTCCGCCACTACGCGGCCGGCGATTTCGACGAAGCGGCGCAATGGTACACCCGCGCAGTGGAACACGACGAGACGTACGAGGAGGCGTTCTACAACCTGGGGCTCACCTACCACAAACTGGACCGCCTGGACGCCGCGGCGGCCGCCTACCGTCGCGCGCTCGAACTGAACCCCGCCTCAGCCCGCGCACGCTACAACCTGGCGCTCGTCCACTATCAGCGCGGCAACCTGCGCGAAGCACAACGCGAAGCCCGGGCCGTCCTCGCCCAGCACCCCGACCACCGCTCCTCCGAACACCTCATCCGGCTCATCCGTGAGAACGGGGAGGAAAGGGACGGTGAAGAGGAATAG